AtctttggtttccctggtggtaaaCTGCTGGGTCTGGTCTCTGATTTTATGCTGCTCTTTATTCTCAGATGCTTGTTTATACTTATGACCTGTGCTCTAACCCTTTGGTGGCACTAAAGGGAATGACTGACTATGTAAGGATCAAATGGAGATTTTGTAAAGCAGCTAAGTGCATCCATACCTTGTTCCCAGACGGCTGTTTGTAGTGTCTGACCTCTGAGGCTATGACATCCAAGGGGAGAAAAGGGCTTCGCTTCTCTCACTGGAGAAAGTGAGACTTTTGCTGCTTTGTTACTGGACTTTGGTGACTACATGTCTCCTGCAAGACAAAACAACAGGTGAAGAGTGGAATATCAGAGATCGCTCCCCCTATCTCACTTTCCTCAGGTTTTCCCAAGGAGCATTGCTCACTCAGGAtcataggaaagactgaaggttatacttttctgcATAAAGTGTTTGAGAGATTCAAACTCAGACCTTTTGCTTACCAAGGTATAGAAGGCAATGACTTAAACAAGCAGGACCTTGTGGCGGTGTCCTGCCCCTTTGTGTTTTAGGCATTCTTGTTTGGCAGAGTTAAGGAACACTGAGAAGGCAAACTGCTGCTTTCATATCTCTGAAGAGCCAGCTGATAGAAGCAGCAGCTTAGTGTTAGGGTTTACACAGTCCTAACTTTGTCATTTTTTAGCTTGTGTTTTTTTCttgggttgggggggtgggtaagtcagtttttttttttttNNNNNNNNNNNNNNNNNNNNNNNNNNNNNNNNNNNNNNNNNNNNNNNNNNNNNNNNNNNNNNNNNNNNNNNNNNNNNNNNNNNNNNNNNNNNNNNNNNNNNNNNNNNNNNNNNNNNNNNNNNNNNNNNNNNNNNNNNNNNNNNNNNNNNNNNNNNNNNNNNNNNNNNNNNNNNNNNNNNNNNNNNNNNNNNNNNNNNNNNNNNNNNNNNNNNNNNNNNNNNNNNNNNNNNNNNNNNNNNNNNNNNNNNNNNNNNNNNNNNNNNNNNNNNNNNNNNNNNNNNNNNNNNNNNNNNNNNNNNNNNNNNNNNNNNNNNNNNNNNNNNNNNNNNNNNNNNNNNNNNNNNNNNNNNNNNNNNNNNNNNNNNNNNNNNNNNNNNNNNNNNNNNNNNNNNNNNNNNNNNNNNNNNNNNNNNNNNNNNNNNNNNNNNNNNNNNNNNNNNNNNNNNNNNNNNNNNNNNNNNNNNNNNNNNNNNNNNNNNNNNNNNNNNNNNNNNNNNNNNNNNNNNNNNNNNNNNNNNNNNNNNNNNNNNNNNNNNNNNNNNNNNNNNNNNNNNNNNNNNNNNNNNNNNNNNNNNNNNNNNNNNNNNNNNNNNNNNNNNNNNNNNNNNNNNNNNNNNNNNNNNNNNNNNNNNNNNNNNNNNNNNNNNNNNNNNNNNNNNNNNNNNNNNNNNNNNNNNNNNNNNNNNNNNNNNNNNNNNNNNNNNNNNNNNNNNNNNNNNNNNNNNNNNNNNNNNNNNNNNNNNNNNNNNNNNNNNNNNNNNNNNNNNNNNNNNNNNNNNNNNNNNNNNNNNNNNNNNNNNNNNNNNNNNNNNNNNNNNNNNNNNNNNNNNNNNNNNNNNNNNNNNNNNNNNNNNNNNNNNNNNNNNNNNNNNNNNNNNNNNNNNNNNNNNNNNNNNNNNNNNNNNNNNNNNNNNNNNNNNNNNNNNNNNNNNNNNNNNNNNNNNNNNNNNNNNNNNNNNNNNNNNNNNNNNNNNNNNNNNNggggacatatgtatacctacggttgattcatgttgaggtttgacagaaaacaattctgtaaagcaattatccttttttttttttttgcaattatcctttaattaaaaaagaatttatggtTTTAGCTCTTAGATTTTTGATctgtttttaagtaaatttctTGTATATGGTATGAATAGATGTCCAGCATCAttgtacatgtggaagttcagCTGTTTCAGAACCATCTTTTGAAGCCTGTTTTTCAAAAGATGCATTTTTGAAGCATACATAAAATTACAGAGAGCACATGAGTACCCATTTACTTACTACCCACTGTTAACAAAATCTCAAATATTTTGCCATACATGGTTTAGATAGTTTTTAGAACAGCATAAAGTTGAAGCtgttaatttctttaaatttcagttactgcatgaaaattaaagtatagtAATTGAGCCTTATGGTGAGGATTACTTAGTCTTGTACTAAAAGGCTGAATTGATCTGACTGGAGGGTAGGCCTCCTGGTACCTGAATGTTGAAGCCCTTTAGGGCTCAGATTTGGTTTTGAGGCATCCAGTTGTCCTTAGGAGGGTGGAGCTCACTACTGATCCGGTTATTAATCAGTTCCCTTTCTCTTGCAGTGTGCCCAGCTGGCTGGAAGCCTGGCAGTGATACCATCAAGCCTGATGTCCAGAAGAGCAAAGAATATTTCTCTAAGCAGAAGTGAGCATGGGCCATTTTAGGGCCAGGCTGCAGTAGGCAGCCTTGAAAACAAAACCTCTTTTGTCCTACTGTCATGCTTAAAACCATTTTACACTCCGCCAGGATGTCTGTGGGACAGGACAGGCCTTTCCTGCAGGGGTTGGGGAGGCCAGCCTTTCTTCCTCTGGATGGCCAACTGATGTATACAGTAAGGGGGTATCACTTTTGATCTTTTGTAGTTTTATTAAATTTGAAATGAGACCTTGTTGAATCTTCATTggttgggcgggggtgggggtggggcgggtggTGGCATTAGCCTTTGATTTTAAGAGGAATTTACTCTGCTTTCCTGCTTGGGGAGAAAATGAGGTGCAAGAGCTGCCTCAGAATCGTGAAATGATATTGAGGGAAAATGTACATAGACAACAGGGAAAAGAACAAGACCTGCTACAGTATCAGCCAAGGTGCTGCAGTTTATGCTGTAGGCTGGGTTGCAGTGAGGTTCTTGACATTTCCAGTACTACGAGGGCTGCATGAAAACCTGGATAAATGCCTGGTACTGTGTCTGTCTAAGATTACAGAGTTACAGGCTTTAGGTATCTTTGGAACTGAAAGGGGGAGGCAAACACAGGGCTGGCTTTCTGTGTCAGAAGCACAGTGGTGAGCACCTCTTGGCTTCCCTGGGTTTCCAGCCTTGATTTAAGGGTAGTTCTTgttctcatgaaagtgaaagtcgctcagtcctgtccaactctttccaaccacatggactatatagtccatggagttctccaggccagaaaactggagagggtagcttttcccccttcttcagtgcatcttcccaacccaggaatcgaactggggtctcctgcattgcaggtggattctttacaaactgagctatcagggaagccctatcttttcctgatcctgggaaagagtgaatgcagaaggggatgacaagagaatcagatggttggatggcatcaccaacttggacatgagtttgagtaaggtctaggagttggtgatggacagagaagcctggcatgctgcggtccatggggttgcaaagatttagacacgactgaactgtTCTCATTCGTATGTGTGTTCTGAGGGAGGGTTGTCAGTGGGGGGAAGGTGGATTTCTCCTGGGCCCAAGGCTAGGGCAGATTTACAATTGAAGATCCTTCAGTAATATGTGCCGTTCCAGACAccacaccacccccccaccaccaccactagccCAGCCTACCTGTGGGCAGGATTCCCAGGGCCTTCAACAACAGCTTACTATATGCTAAGCAATTTCACATTTATTCAGTCACCATGATAACCCTCTGAAGCAGGTACTATTATTTAGGGGATAGTTCCTCCTCAGGCCCTGCAAAAGGTAGCATTTTGAAGCACTGCAGAGAAATGGTAACAGGTAGCAATCCCATATTCCAAGGCAGGTGGGAGGTCTGGATCTACttggtcttctttttttgttgttgttggtcttCTGTCTTAACCAAACTTTCCTGAGCcttgttattttcatttcatttaggaTCTCTACTATAATTCTTAAtcaaaaataattactttatacCCAAAATAAGTTTCTTCCCtggcaaaatattaatagtagtgTAAAAGTCTTTAACAGGTGCCAATGCCCTAAATGagtatcccacaggcagggaaggTATCAGGGACCGGGGGATGTAGGTGGGGAAGCTGTGGGGCTGAGCCAGCCTCTCCTGGGATTCTGAGGCTTCTTGGGTAACAGCGTAGTGAAGTGAAGCTCTTGGGATGGAGAGCTAGGCTCCTCTGAGGGCTGGGGCAAGCCCAGTAAGGCCAAGCGTTGGGCAGGAGGAGTGGAAAAGTACACCTTCTGTTCTTCTGAATAGCGCTCCTGAGGTGTCACAGCATCCCGGTAAGTCCAGTCACGCCAATGGAAATTGAAGCGTTCAAGCAGGGTGATACGGTCAGCTCTTGCGGGTACACAGTCAAGGGGCTTTGTGGGTGGCAGATTCGGCACCTCTATTCCTCGCAGCAGCACCACCCCTCGGATGGCAAACCAGCCCCCAAACCTGGGATGTATGCACACACCTGCTATGTGCTGGGGAGAGGGTAAAAAGAAAGCAAGGTCATGGTGGTCATATGGGCACCAATAACTACCATCAGTGCAAGCTAGTTCACTTATTTCTCATTCAACAGAGTGATTCTACATGTGAGCCtgtcagggaatttcctggtggtccaatggttaggactccacgctgtCACTGCCAAGGTCCCAGGTTCtgtctttggtcagggaactaagatcccacaagctgtgctgCATACACACACGCATGAACTTCTGTTAGTCTTGGCTGGGCTCCCCTACTCCGTTAACTCTTCATGAAGTCACTGGCCCCAAGCAGAGTTTCCTTAAACTGAACCTCAGCTTCCCAGTCTCACTGTGGGTTTAATCACAGCTCTACCTGCTCCATTCTGTCACAAAGAATAAGAGAATAGTTCTCTAACttgatccctggtggctcagatggtaaactgcctgccagtgaaggagacatgggtttagtccctgggttggattgggaagatcccctgggtattcttgcccagagaattctgtgtacaggagcctggtgggctactgtccatgggatcgcaaagcaaagagctggacacaactgagcaactaacacttcactttctctGACCTGATGTGTCTGCAAGTAGACAAAAGAAATCGTGGAACTGGATCATTGACCATGGTGCACTCTTGTCCTGGATTATGCCCAGCAGCTCCTTTACCCAGGGAAGGTAGAAGAATGGgacttgaaatttttctttttttgcggCGCCACATGGTTAGCAGGATTTCAGTTCTCTAACCACGGACTGAACCAggaccatggcagtgaaaacctggaatcctaaccactagaccaccagggaattcctgggaaTTGAAATCTTGAGggatttttacttcattttctttctcagccCCTATTTGCTCATACTTGCCCTCTGACCTGGGTCCCCCAAGGGTCAGACTCCACATCCTGTCGTTGGTAGTAGTAAGCAGCCCCTGCTACATGGGCTGCTGTCTGGGCCAGGATCTTGGGGCGACGGTTGGGGTGTACCTCGTAGTCAGCGATGACTTCTATCTGCAGCTCTGGGAAGCTCTGGGATAGAGGATAAGATGAAGACTTTTAGCACAACAGGAATCATACTCATGTTCAACAGAGCCTTCAGTTGTGTTAACATGTCCCTGTCCTTAGAAGTCATGTTTAAAGGGAAAACATGACCTTAAACTTGGAGTGGGATTGGAGGCTCTAGTGTGAAGAAAATGATAATTCTGTTTAGGATTGTTCAGAAACCTCTGCTACGGTTCTGCCCTCCAGAGGCCCAGTGCAGAGGAAGACATGGTCCAGCTTTGGGGAGACccagtgtatgtgtatgtatttatatatacatgtaaagtATGTAGTGCAGGGATCCTATTCTGTCTTCAAAAGACCCCATAAGGCTCCCAGGTCTAGGGCAAAGACAGGTGAGAGATGCATGGAGAATTTTGGGGCTTATTCCTATTTCACTTGGAGGTCAAGGGAAGTTTGCTCATCAAGTTGCCCATCAGTGAAGGGGGAGATCGATCCATTGCAGATCTGGTTGGCTAGAGGGGTTGGCTAAACCTGAGATGAGAAGGCAGAATGGGGAGAGATCACAATGTCAAGAATGACTTTAGGATACCCTTCTGCTGGGGAAGTGGCTCCTTGCCGTAGGTCTAGATTCTATACTGAGCTTAGAGGAACTGGAAGCAGATGCAGGTTTGGAAGCTGGGTGAGGCTATAGCCACCCTTGCTCACCTCTCTAACTCGGCCCAGGTGGTAGGCCACACACTGGTCCACAGGGTCAGTCAGTGGTTGGAGGTGGCGGCTCTGCAGGAAGGGCTTGAGGGCCCGGTCAAACATGGCAGGTGTGCTGAGTACCAGGAAGGCCAGTGTGGGTCCTGGCAGGGGCAGGTGGAAGGCTGGAGGCAGGAGTGCATTGTACCATGCCACCTGGAACAGAGAAAATTCAGGCCGCACAAGAGGGTCAACTTAGGCCTTAGCCAGGCCCATACCTTGGCCTGGCATTCAAGGTTTCATGCATCTTGCCCAGCTTCCTTCTTGTTCAAACAATGAAATTCTCCTGATGCTGTGTGACATGTGTTTGTGGGAGACTCATCTGACAGAGTTATAATAGGCAAAGGATTCATAAACaactaagaaagaagaaattgaaaaaaaaataaaagaagaaattgattgTATTGTGGTTAGTGCAATAACAGGGCCAATAAAGGTCCTCTGAAATTAGAAAAGTCTTCTTGGAAGCTGAGTCTTGATGGCTGGGAAGGTAACTTACAGGCTGATGTGGAGAGGGAGACTCTGGTGTGTGTTTTAAACAGGTCCCAGCATAAACAAAGAGGCAAAAAATGCAAAGCATACTAGGAGAATAGCAAATGGCCTAGTTTGATAGAAATGTAGCATCTGTGGAGGGGTGCAGAGGGAGAGAAGGCTGGAGAGAGCAGTAAGAATGAGACTGTGACTGGCCTTGAATACCAATTGAAGGAATATGGATTTAATTTGCTGATAGTGAAGGGTTAGCCATTGAAGATTTAAGAAGCAAACTGACATGATCAGTTTTAGATCAACCTGGCTGCAGTGTGGAGGAAGGAATAGAGGCAAAGTGACAGCAAGGAGTTTATTGCAGAAATCCAAATGACTAATAGTGGGCTGAACCAGAGCATAAATTGGTTGAATGGAAGGAAATGGATCTGTGAGATTTGGGAGACAGATTCCTAAAGATTGCTGTGCATGACTGTATGTGGTGCTGGGAAGGTGAGAGAAGTAGGAACATAGGATGACTGGCAGGGTTGTAAGTGGCACTGTTCAATACCACAGCTCCTACTACCAAGGTCTTCTTGATTATATCAGATAGGTATCCCCAATCTCTCCCACACCTGCCATCCACCATTATCTCCATACCTTGACTCAAGCTATTCCTGATATTTGAGATGTACATGACCCTCCTTCCTTCCAATCTATCTTTTCATATATAGCTCAACTCCATTTTTTCCAGGGAAGCCTCTCTCAGGCTAGACCCAACTACCTCTTCCTCTATAATCCTCTCCCAGCATTGCTACATACCACTCAGTGGAAAGTGGAAAGGGTGGCCTCTAAGCACCAGGCAAAAGGCTCAGGTTGAGTTGATTTAGCCCTGCACAAAGCACAGGGATCAGTGCAGAGGGCACTGGATGTGGGGGTAGATGGACCTACGTGAATAAGGGTAGGTCCTGATGCCAGACTTCTGTGTCAGGCAAGTGTACAGTTTCTAAACCCTGCCCAACAATGATGATTAGCAACATCATGAATGTAACCTTTTGCAGGTAGATCTAACAACTAAGCCAACTGTTTGCTTGTTCAACATCCAGAATGCCCTTTGCTCATGAGCCATACAAACATTCCCAGACCTTGCCCTCTCCTAAACTCCTTCGGGAAGCTTCCAAAGTGACTCTGGCTCCACAGATCCCCTTCCTCCTCTAAATTACCTAGGTGACAAAACCACGAAGTTACTGGATCACATGGTGTCCCCTACTCATCAATGCAGCATTGTATGAGAGTAAAAGAGATGACTCGttggaaagactctgatgttgggaaagactgaaggcaggaggagaagggaacgacagaggacgagatggttggatggcaatcaccgactcaacggacatgagtttgagcaagctccgggagttgttgatgggcagggaaacctggcgtgctgcagtccatggggtcaccaagagtcggacacgactgagcaactgaacaacaacaacaaaagaacaaaccTGCAACGCTACTCTACCCGTTTAGCCCAAGCGCCCTGTCTCTACAATCAAACGGACACGCGGCCAGAGGAGCTCGAGAAAGATCAGAAAATCCACGGGCCTCACGTCAGTGGCACCGAAGCCATCCATACGCTTCGCCCTAGCACCGCAGCAGGGATAAACCAACCTGGAAGGGGTAAACTTCGAAGCCAAAAGGGCACAACGTGTCCTCAATCTTCTGCTTCAGCTCTGCGACTAGCGGCTCCATAGTGCACGTTACACACTGAGCCTGCTGGGGAATGGAGTCTCAAGGTTACTCGGGACTTCACGCTTTGAGACAGCTTGGACTCCATTTCC
This portion of the Cervus canadensis isolate Bull #8, Minnesota chromosome 2, ASM1932006v1, whole genome shotgun sequence genome encodes:
- the MMACHC gene encoding cyanocobalamin reductase / alkylcobalamin dealkylase isoform X1, with product MEPLVAELKQKIEDTLCPFGFEVYPFQVAWYNALLPPAFHLPLPGPTLAFLVLSTPAMFDRALKPFLQSRHLQPLTDPVDQCVAYHLGRVRESFPELQIEVIADYEVHPNRRPKILAQTAAHVAGAAYYYQRQDVESDPWGTQHIAGVCIHPRFGGWFAIRGVVLLRGIEVPNLPPTKPLDCVPARADRITLLERFNFHWRDWTYRDAVTPQERYSEEQKVYFSTPPAQRLALLGLPQPSEEPSSPSQELHFTTLLPKKPQNPRRGWLSPTASPPTSPGP
- the MMACHC gene encoding cyanocobalamin reductase / alkylcobalamin dealkylase isoform X2, whose translation is MEPLVAELKQKIEDTLCPFGFEVYPFQVAWYNALLPPAFHLPLPGPTLAFLVLSTPAMFDRALKPFLQSRHLQPLTDPVDQCVAYHLGRVREHIAGVCIHPRFGGWFAIRGVVLLRGIEVPNLPPTKPLDCVPARADRITLLERFNFHWRDWTYRDAVTPQERYSEEQKVYFSTPPAQRLALLGLPQPSEEPSSPSQELHFTTLLPKKPQNPRRGWLSPTASPPTSPGP